In Candidatus Cloacimonadaceae bacterium, the following proteins share a genomic window:
- a CDS encoding peptidylprolyl isomerase, which translates to MKRLLIAMLLMLCLTMINAELVDRIVAKIGSDIILMSDVHKQMMQMQSAKKLTPDITPKDVLNQMIEQKVLLQKARELGIKVDETKIKTFADRYIREIRARYPSEAEFNVDLAKMKLTQADLLKYYMDMLTENAMTEQLVDRFVSSKTVVSETKIRNFYETTKDSLAVRPVSWKTGMIMREINASKATQEEKLNRMKAIRERAMSGEDFAALANLESDCPSKARGGDLGYFRKGMMVKTFENAAFKLGIGEVSDVVKTEFGYHLIKVEEKRGEEIRARHILKILTPTLQDSVAAFDLMENIRARYLRGEDFSTLATQFSEDVDTASKGGIIGDFAQEEMPPLFATVLMSTPIGEPTEVLENEGMLYLFVRLKEYPSRLYTYDEIKDEIGKFLFQNKQMKVYDEWVAELIAASYVQIMI; encoded by the coding sequence ATGAAGAGATTACTTATTGCAATGCTGTTAATGCTTTGCTTGACAATGATCAACGCCGAACTCGTGGATCGCATCGTCGCCAAGATCGGAAGCGACATCATCCTGATGAGCGACGTCCACAAACAGATGATGCAGATGCAAAGCGCCAAAAAACTCACCCCAGATATCACACCAAAAGACGTTTTGAATCAGATGATCGAGCAGAAAGTGCTGCTGCAGAAAGCCCGCGAATTGGGCATCAAAGTGGATGAAACCAAGATCAAAACCTTTGCCGACCGCTATATCAGAGAGATCAGAGCCCGCTATCCCTCCGAGGCGGAATTCAACGTCGATCTCGCCAAAATGAAGCTCACCCAGGCGGATTTGCTCAAATACTATATGGATATGCTCACGGAAAACGCCATGACGGAGCAATTGGTGGATCGTTTCGTATCATCCAAGACGGTGGTTTCCGAAACCAAAATACGCAATTTTTATGAGACCACAAAGGATTCCCTGGCAGTGCGTCCCGTATCCTGGAAGACGGGAATGATCATGCGGGAGATCAATGCCAGCAAAGCCACCCAGGAAGAAAAGCTGAACCGGATGAAAGCTATCCGTGAGCGTGCGATGTCCGGCGAGGATTTTGCCGCTTTGGCAAACCTTGAAAGCGATTGTCCCAGCAAGGCAAGGGGCGGAGACCTTGGCTATTTTCGCAAAGGAATGATGGTCAAAACCTTTGAAAATGCCGCTTTCAAGCTTGGCATCGGCGAAGTGAGCGATGTCGTCAAGACCGAATTTGGCTATCACCTGATCAAAGTCGAGGAAAAACGCGGCGAGGAAATACGTGCGCGACACATACTCAAAATCCTCACTCCCACGTTGCAGGACAGCGTGGCAGCCTTTGATCTGATGGAAAATATCCGCGCCCGCTATCTCAGAGGAGAGGATTTTTCCACGCTTGCCACTCAATTTAGCGAAGATGTCGATACCGCTTCCAAGGGTGGGATAATCGGAGATTTTGCCCAGGAAGAAATGCCGCCTCTCTTTGCCACAGTGCTGATGTCCACCCCAATCGGCGAGCCGACCGAAGTGCTGGAAAACGAAGGCATGCTCTATCTTTTCGTGCGCCTCAAGGAATATCCTTCCAGGCTTTACACCTATGACGAGATCAAAGACGAAATCGGCAAATTCCTCTTCCAGAACAAACAAATGAAAGTTTATGACGAATGGGTGGCGGAATTGATCGCCGCATCCTACGTCCAGATCATGATTTAG
- a CDS encoding phosphatidylglycerophosphatase A, translated as MQSRRFDLVTFIASLFGTGFLPFMPGTFGTAVAALIYFILPGAWFHGVPAYIFAAALIVFSLAASLISTLAEKRLGHDAPQIVIDELCGYFVAVLFLPHGLMTAIYAFVLFRVFDIAKPFPANRAQKVSKGWGVVLDDLVAGFYANIALQILIRIFPRFFGI; from the coding sequence ATGCAATCGCGCAGATTTGATCTCGTCACCTTTATCGCCAGTCTTTTCGGCACCGGATTTTTGCCTTTTATGCCGGGAACTTTTGGCACAGCGGTGGCGGCGCTCATATATTTTATCCTGCCGGGAGCTTGGTTTCACGGCGTGCCGGCATATATCTTTGCCGCCGCGCTGATCGTATTTTCGCTTGCCGCGTCCTTGATTTCCACTTTGGCGGAGAAACGCCTTGGGCACGACGCGCCTCAGATCGTGATCGACGAACTATGCGGCTATTTCGTTGCCGTGCTATTTCTGCCCCACGGACTGATGACCGCGATCTACGCATTTGTGCTGTTTCGAGTTTTTGATATCGCCAAGCCATTTCCGGCAAACCGCGCACAGAAAGTTTCAAAAGGCTGGGGTGTCGTCCTCGATGACCTCGTAGCCGGTTTTTATGCCAATATAGCTTTGCAAATACTAATCAGAATATTCCCAAGATTCTTTGGAATATAG
- the dnaA gene encoding chromosomal replication initiator protein DnaA has protein sequence MDQDIWQNILDKLEENINPQSFRTWFSETKLVDMNDKALIIRVPTQFAANYLNQNYTEALGEISFALYNRRYQVQFVSQPHRPSQDKTGLTEYGSNRVVLNSKLNDRFNFDQFVVGKNNNFANSAARAVAESPGYTYNPLFIYGESGMGKTHLMQAIGNFVLKEGRNCSIYYTTSEEFTNEMIESIRGNKMQNFRNKFRKIDVLLVDDIHFLSRKEGTQEEFFHTFNALFDNRKQIVLTSDRPPKDIPDLEKRLVTRFESGLLCDLKEPDFETRVAILRKKAEPENIQLMDEVFNFIAQSISSSVRALEGSLIRILAYASYNKLNPEDIDTDVARTILSDMISEVRKDITMDAITQQVCIAYNITIPQIVDKTRKQNVSFPRQVAMYLANLLIPQLSLKEIAEYYKRKDHTTVLHAKKMIENQFREDVSFRSHIEMLIKNIRH, from the coding sequence ATGGATCAAGACATCTGGCAGAACATTTTGGACAAGCTTGAGGAGAACATCAATCCCCAAAGTTTTCGCACCTGGTTTTCGGAAACGAAACTGGTGGACATGAACGACAAGGCATTGATCATCCGGGTTCCGACGCAGTTTGCGGCAAATTATCTGAATCAAAACTACACCGAGGCATTGGGAGAGATTTCTTTTGCCCTCTACAACCGTCGCTATCAGGTGCAGTTCGTTTCCCAGCCCCATCGTCCCAGTCAGGATAAAACTGGGCTGACGGAATATGGTTCAAACCGCGTGGTGCTCAATTCCAAGCTCAATGACCGCTTCAATTTCGATCAATTCGTAGTGGGTAAAAACAACAATTTTGCAAATTCAGCGGCAAGGGCAGTGGCGGAATCTCCCGGTTATACATACAACCCGCTTTTCATCTATGGCGAGAGCGGAATGGGCAAGACGCATCTGATGCAGGCGATCGGAAACTTTGTGCTCAAAGAAGGACGCAATTGCAGCATCTATTATACTACCAGCGAGGAATTTACCAACGAAATGATCGAATCCATCCGCGGCAACAAAATGCAGAATTTCAGAAACAAGTTCCGCAAGATCGATGTGCTATTAGTGGATGACATCCATTTCCTCTCCCGCAAGGAAGGCACTCAGGAAGAGTTTTTCCACACCTTCAACGCGCTTTTTGACAACCGTAAACAGATCGTGCTGACCTCTGACCGTCCGCCAAAGGACATTCCAGATCTGGAAAAAAGACTGGTGACACGCTTTGAAAGCGGGCTGCTATGTGATCTGAAGGAACCGGATTTTGAGACCCGTGTGGCGATCCTGCGCAAAAAAGCGGAGCCGGAAAACATCCAGCTCATGGACGAAGTTTTCAATTTCATCGCCCAATCAATCTCCTCCAGCGTTCGTGCTCTGGAAGGATCACTGATCCGCATCCTCGCCTATGCTTCATACAACAAGCTTAATCCTGAGGATATCGATACCGATGTGGCGAGAACCATCCTTAGCGACATGATCAGCGAAGTCCGAAAAGACATCACGATGGACGCCATCACTCAACAGGTTTGCATCGCATACAACATCACCATTCCCCAGATTGTGGACAAAACCCGCAAACAAAACGTCTCTTTTCCGCGACAGGTGGCGATGTATCTGGCAAATCTGCTCATTCCGCAGCTTTCTCTCAAGGAGATTGCGGAATATTACAAAAGAAAAGACCACACCACCGTCCTCCATGCCAAAAAAATGATTGAAAACCAGTTTCGTGAAGACGTCAGTTTCCGTTCCCACATCGAAATGCTGATCAAGAATATCAGACACTAA
- the def gene encoding peptide deformylase, whose translation MTYLPKLLPVRVYGDEMLRRKADEIESITDEIREFIQDLVHTMYLRDGVGLAAPQAGKSIRVFVMDPLWSREGNEKNPVALINPVIESYAGESENEEGCISIPGIFANVCRPSRIGYSYTDIDGKQHCESAEGFDAIVFQHEFDHLEGVLFTDRIGSLAKLKLKRRLKELEKGTVNGENIRTDIFIADEDE comes from the coding sequence ATGACATATCTTCCCAAACTTCTTCCGGTGCGCGTTTACGGAGACGAGATGCTGCGCCGCAAGGCAGATGAAATCGAATCTATCACAGACGAAATCCGCGAGTTCATTCAAGACCTCGTCCACACGATGTATCTGCGTGACGGCGTCGGACTCGCGGCACCGCAGGCAGGTAAAAGCATCCGCGTCTTCGTGATGGATCCTCTCTGGAGCAGAGAAGGCAACGAGAAAAACCCCGTCGCTCTGATCAACCCGGTGATCGAAAGCTATGCCGGCGAAAGCGAAAATGAGGAAGGCTGCATCAGTATTCCCGGCATATTTGCCAATGTCTGCCGTCCCTCCCGCATCGGATATTCCTACACGGATATCGATGGAAAGCAGCACTGCGAAAGCGCCGAAGGTTTTGATGCAATCGTCTTCCAGCACGAATTTGACCACCTCGAAGGAGTGCTGTTTACAGACCGCATCGGCAGCCTCGCCAAGCTGAAACTCAAGCGCCGCCTCAAGGAACTGGAAAAAGGCACCGTCAACGGAGAGAACATCCGCACGGATATCTTTATTGCGGACGAAGACGAATGA
- the yajC gene encoding preprotein translocase subunit YajC — protein sequence MTYMLLQAADKGTGGLFGSPIIFMVLIFGIMYFLMIRPQQKRQKEMQKMLESLQVNDKVLTSSGIYGRVVSIKPDKNIIVIEIDETNKIRVDFQRSAIASILNLTDKEPANRS from the coding sequence ATGACATATATGCTACTTCAAGCCGCCGACAAAGGCACAGGAGGACTCTTCGGAAGTCCGATCATCTTCATGGTACTGATCTTCGGCATCATGTATTTTCTCATGATCCGTCCCCAGCAAAAGCGTCAGAAAGAGATGCAGAAGATGCTTGAAAGCCTGCAAGTGAACGACAAAGTGCTCACTTCCTCCGGAATCTACGGCAGAGTCGTATCGATCAAACCGGACAAAAACATCATCGTCATCGAGATCGACGAGACAAATAAGATCCGGGTCGATTTCCAACGCTCCGCCATCGCCAGCATCCTCAATCTCACCGACAAGGAACCAGCCAATCGATCATGA
- a CDS encoding peptidyl-prolyl cis-trans isomerase — protein MKKLPLVLLILALLFFMSCKMGKQSGTPLAQVNEDILSLEGFKSTFSEEEWNKLSSEHKKKYVEDWVNVTLLAQEADQTGLGKETATRQRIEYATKKIKANALIAQKLSQIQVTDDQLFNYYRIHQADFTKNRMEYNVQRIFLKDKIAAEALYEKIAGGTSFDEAVFSYSQENLRDNFGNMGFVNAIGADSLFWQAARKLRDKELGLLAAGGGWYIIRHISTREGTEPAGFEEYRAEIRTRILLDKQEDIYQSLLRELKMRNDKIYYY, from the coding sequence ATGAAAAAACTTCCGTTGGTTTTGCTGATCCTTGCGCTGCTGTTTTTCATGTCCTGTAAAATGGGCAAACAGAGCGGCACTCCTTTGGCGCAGGTCAACGAGGATATCCTTTCTTTGGAAGGATTCAAATCCACTTTCAGCGAAGAGGAATGGAATAAACTGAGCTCCGAGCATAAAAAGAAATACGTCGAGGACTGGGTAAACGTCACCCTTCTGGCTCAGGAAGCTGACCAAACCGGCTTGGGCAAGGAAACTGCAACGCGGCAACGCATCGAATATGCCACCAAGAAGATCAAGGCAAACGCGCTCATCGCGCAAAAACTTTCCCAGATACAAGTGACAGATGATCAGCTCTTTAACTACTATCGCATCCATCAGGCGGACTTTACGAAGAACAGGATGGAATATAATGTGCAACGCATCTTTCTCAAGGACAAGATCGCTGCCGAAGCGCTGTATGAAAAAATCGCCGGTGGAACGAGCTTTGACGAGGCTGTTTTTAGCTATTCCCAGGAAAACCTGCGGGATAATTTTGGCAACATGGGCTTCGTCAATGCCATTGGAGCCGATTCCCTCTTTTGGCAAGCCGCGCGCAAGCTCAGGGACAAGGAATTGGGGCTGCTCGCTGCCGGCGGTGGCTGGTATATTATACGCCACATTAGCACTCGCGAAGGAACTGAGCCTGCCGGATTTGAAGAATATCGAGCGGAGATCAGAACCAGGATCCTGCTGGACAAACAGGAAGATATCTATCAGAGCCTGCTGCGCGAGCTCAAGATGCGCAACGACAAAATCTATTATTATTAG